The genomic segment tattcctTCTCTGAATGGGGGCAGATGGTATTCAACCAAAATTCTTAGTAGACTAATGCATTTCCAGGAAGCCAAGTTTAATCCTACTTTAAGTCTGGACATTCCATATCAGATAATGTCTTTCGGTCTTTTCTCCCGCCAGTTCCTTTCCACCTTTTTCTCACTGGATGGTTTGGACATATAGCTTCCTTTTCATATCCCTGTTGTATATATTCTGTATTCCATGAGCAATTTGTGGCAGCTTCCTGAGTATAAGAAAAGGGATCGGCATGTGCTGGTGAGCACTGTGGCCTCAGTACACTTTGGGAACTGCGTGAACCACCCTGTAAGGGTCTAGAGACAGAGGAGGAGTAAGATGAGACCTGCCTTGTAGAGGAATTTAATAAAAGAACATGCAATGAGAACTTCAGGCAGGACTAATTTCTGTTATGTGGAACTTAACAAACACataacaaacacataaaaaatgttGTGTGGACATCGGCTCAACTATTAATATGTTTGTGATATTTGAGAAGGAATGGGATAGGTGGAACGGAGAACGAAGGTGGATATTAGACACCTAGAGCACAATGGGCTCAGGAGATGGGTGACTGGCAGGTTGGATGCTGCCCGACAGATTTCAGGGACTCACTTGCAGATGGACCTTAGGGTTCTCCATCTCCTTTCTTGAGAGCTACCAAAAGCTGGGATTTCACAGTATTGGCTAACACAACTACCATATTGGTAAGTGAGTGACAGGAGAAAGTAATTCAAGGTGGGGATAATATTCGATTCTAGAACATTAAACATGGAAGCCCCTTTGAAGTTCTAGCAAGAATCTGgataaatatcttcattttactcAAGGGGAAACTGAGGGCCAGGTATGGGAATTGCCGAGGTTCACCAAGGAATTTAACAATGGAGCTGGCCTCTGATTGCCAGGGCAGTGCTCTTTATACTCTGCTTGCTGATAAGTGGAGTAAGAAGTCAGAAGAACTGGGGAAAGCGAAGCAACCAAGGTATCCTCAGAATAGGTCAGCAATTAAAACCCGCCCTTCTCAGAGAGTCCAGGCAGGAGGCCTTCTATCCAAAGCCAAGGAGTAGCCTCTTTTTCACAGAAGCATGAAAGGCAAGTGTGCTTTTCACTTTGGCTCCACTTACTTCCAGCTCCCACCATCTCAACTTATGAATCAATACTCTTTTCCATTATCTGTGCATTTCCTGGCATCTCATAGCTTTCAAAATAGACctgccggctgtggtggctcatgcctgtaattccagcattctcggaggccgaggtaggtggatcacgaggtcagaagttcaagaccagtctggccaacacagtaagaccctgtcttactaaaagtataaaaagttagccagatgtggtggtgtgtgcctgtaatcccagcaattggggaggctgaggcaggagaatcgcatgaacctgggaggtggaggttgcagtgtgccgagattgtgccattgcactccagcccaggcaacagtgcgagactctgtctcaaaaaaaaaaaaaaaaaaggagacttgattcttgtgtgtgtgtggagggggtgggggaggacagGTACAGagtaagtgtatatatgtatagggTGCAGGAAACGTTTTGATACAGACACGgaatgtgtaataattacatcatggaaaatggggtatccatcccctcaagcatttagcCTTTTTTCTACAAATGATCCAGTTAtacacttttagttatttttaaatgtacagttggAGTATTACTGACTGTAGTCTCCCTGTTGTggtatcaaatactaggtcttattcaccGTTTCTAACTGTCTCTccttgtacccattaatcatcccAACCTCCCTCTCATTCTCCTAGTGTCTTTCCCAGACTCCGGTAACCatcttctactctctgtctccatgagttcaatggttttgatttttggatcccacaaataagtgagaacatgctatgcttgtctttctctgtctggctTATGAGACTTGGATTTTTATTTCCAAGTTACAAGAACCAAGTTTCAGTCTTGTCATTGACACTTTAGACAACTCTCATTTGTTTTCTAGGTCTTGGTTAGAACGTTTGACTTCTTTGAAAGGTTACATAGTTGCTAAAAATTcttgttattaatattatcacttaaaaaaaatcttccagaTGGATTGTCACAGAGATCAAAAAGGCACCATCTATGACTACGAAGCCATCATGCTGAATAAGAAGGAATATGTTCCCTTCAAGCGGTATGTGGGCAAGCACGTCCTCTTTGTCAACGTGGCCACCTACTGTGGTCTGACAGCGCAATATCCTGGTAAGAATTCATAGCTACATCTCTTTAGGACTAAATTTTCCAGTTGATTATATTCTAAATTATACttggaattatattttaattctaagcATGTACCAAAAATAAATACTCGTAATCACATGACTTCATCCCCCTGTCAGAAGCCAGCAAGCTCTGGCGGACAGACCAAATTTGGTCAGCCTGGCTTTGTTAGCAAAGTGTTATTGGAATGCAGCCATCCCTGTTCATTTACACATCagctatggctgctttcatgctgtATAGTAGAGGTCAGCAGTTGTAGGAGTAATGGTGACAGAAACTGTATGGCTCACGAAGTctgaaatatttgctatctggccctttacagaaaaaaatgtgccaACCCCTTCCCCATGCTCTGCCTCTGCTTTTCCCTGAGTTTTCCAGGGGAATCAATATATACGTGAGAACTAGGAGCCTCTCAGATGATTGCAGAAGTCTTCTTGATAAATACAAGAAAGAGGATCCATGTTTTTGAAACTTTTCCACAGTTTTACAGGTACCTTGCAATGACAAGGAGAAGGAGTTTTATACCTGGAACTGCATTTGACGAGCATGACGGCTGGCAGATGAGGCTGTAATAGAAGCAAACACTCCCTCTCCAACCTCGACCCCCCTTTAGGATGTAGTTTGTCCTCCCTTTTTGCACATTATTCAGGGAAGAATTTTATCATTCTCATGTTTTAGGGCATGTggtttaaaaatcagcaaataatGATCACGATGGATTATATCAGAGACAAATATACttcttatatttgaaataataagacctccttttttgttgtttttaattgtgttttgaaTAGGTATTATGTTCACAAGTCTCaaaggccaaaagaaaaaaaattagaactaaagGTTTccaccttcttcccctccctttgGTAGACCAATATTATCATGTTTATAGAATACATAGATAGGTTCTTTTTTCTACTTCCCCATTCCAAACTGATAACACACGATAAATACTATTTGCTgccttgattttttaattaacaaaatacatttgaGTTCAGATCAtttccacattattttttaagactgaataatatttattgGACCATAATTTATTTTCCCAGTTTATAGGGACTTTTAAGAATTGATTTATTCAGTTTCCACTCTGCAACTAACAGAGAACGGAAGAATATAGGGAGAGGTACTGAGGAACCCTGTGGAAACAGAAAGGCAATCTCTGTTTAAACAAGGTCTCAAGGAGGCAGCAGTTGGCTGAGCTGAATCTCAGTGGGACTGGTTAGCGTTTGTCAAGGGACTAAAGGCATCTAGCTTAGAAAGAGTTAAGAAAGAAGATGATTGTAAGAGTCTGAGCAGACAAGTTGGAAAACTTCCTGGTGGTGGAAGAAGGCAGCTGAAGTTTGTGTTTCAGCAAACCACTGAGAAGTTTTAGGAAGAATGCATCTTTATCATCTTGAGGATTGTTGAAATATGTTAGGATGCTTGACTTCAAATTTCTCTGATGCTCTTTGCCTTTATCAGTTTTACTTCCACTCCACACAGGGTGAGCCAGACTGCACAGAGGACAGAAGCTTGGTCCTCATTGTCTGTCTTttcccttaaaaaagaaagattcaagCTCTCAGTTAACCAAACAGGGAAGGCAAAATAATGAGcagtgtattatttatttaaaaatcacctgTTGAGCTTTTGAATAGTAAAGATGACTAAGCCCCAtttcagaggaacagaaaatTCTCTGAAATGGGACCTGGGCATCCCCATTTTTAGGGAAGGGCCTTCAGCGGATTCTGCTGTGCCGCAGGTATGGGAAACACTGCAGCATAACAAAGGGCTTTTGAGCGCACAAGGGAAGATCCGGACTGTAACTTCATAACTTCAGCTCTGCCACTAATAGCCCTGCTGATCTAGAACTGTTTCTCTCCCTGGGCCTCTGTTGCCTTCTCTGAAAAATGGGTCACTCCAGGGAAAGATCCCTGCACAAGGCAGAATGTCTACCCAGACCaacatgttgtccctcccctaaccgCAGAACTGAATGCACTCCAGGAGGAGCTGAAGCCCTTTGGTCTAGTTGTGTTGGGCTTTCCCTGCAACCAGTTTGGAAAGCAAGAACCAGGAGATAACAAGGAGattcttcctgggctcaagtaagtGCCTGCTTGAAATCCAACAGGAGGTGCCTGTGTGCCTTTCCGCAGTCTCCAGAGGCCCTTCTAGCTCAGGAACTTCCTGGGGAGCTGTGGATTAACAGGCATTGCAAGCAGAGTATAACTTTGGCTTACCTGGATGAGAGTCTAGCAGTTTCCAGAGACTCTCTCTCCATCCCTGGCTGAGACTTGGATGATCTAGGGAAGACAGCAGGGATTGAGGAAAAGAGACGGGTTGTGGGATAGAGAGAAATAAAGTGAATCAGAGAGCCCCAAGTCAAAACATGGCTGTATTCCTCCTGCCCGCAATGATATTTCCCTCTTTCTGCCCTTTCTCATGACTCCAAATCCTAGTGTCCCATTATAACCTTTTCTTGCTATCCTGGAGCTTCCTGGGAACATTATGGCTTGTTGCAGGTATGTCCGTCCAGGGGGAGGATTTGTACCCAATTTCCAGCTTTTTGAGAAAGGAGATGTGAATggtgaaaaagaacagaaagtctTCAGCTTCTTGAAGGTGAGTGAATTCCTGGCTAAGCCTCCTCCTCTTTTCCAATATTCCTAGCATACAGTGGGTGGGGCAGAAGTGGATCCTAGGGCTCATGCCTGGAGGTGGGATAGGTCTTTTTGGAGGAAATCTTCAGATCAGCATTCCACATTCCACATGCTGATCTGGAGATTAATCTGTGAGTTATCTCTGGGGCTCTAACTTCGTGTGGTGAAGAGAGTTGTGTGGAATGGCAGCTTTTACTAGGAACACGCTCTTTTGCTCAttgaccattcattcattcattcattcattcattctaggaacACTGAATGGGTGCCTGCTATTTATAAAGCAGTCTAAGtaataaggatataaagatgaataaggcACTGTCTCTACCCTTGGTGACGTTATACTGGAGAGAGAGTTAGAAACCATCAGGTacatagctgggtgtagtagttcatgcctgtaatcccagcacttaagaaggctgaggcaggacaggagaactgcttgacgccaggagttcgagaccagcctgagcaacatagtgagatcctgtctctacaaaacaaataaaaaaattagttgagtgtggtggcataaacctgtagtctcagctacttgggaggttgaggccagagaatagcttgagcccaggagccggaggctgcagtgacctctGGTTGTGCCCCTGCATTCCACGctgggcaaccaagcaagacactgtctcaaaacaaaacaaaacaaaacaaaacaaaacaaaataacaaatcaaCAGATATGATACCGTATAGTAGCTACCTTTTATGAAACACTGATTTTTAGACATAGAGAATGCCAGAGCTGAAAGAACCCTAAAGACTACCAAAGTGAATTGTTCCTAACTCCTGGACTGTGAAGCAAGACTAGTCCATGTTAAGACTTTGTATATCCTCGGTAAATTGAAGACAATAGAACAGagtatcgtgccactgcaccccagcctgggtgatagagcgagactctgtctcaaagaaaaaagcaacagtGTAAGAAGTTATTTTATAAACTCAACTCATCTAACTTACAGGGCTtccctttattaaaaaattatgaccCACATGCGGTTTATTCTTCCAATGgtctttttaaattaagtgaCAGAATGAtggtgtttaaattttttttgttgttatttgacAAAATATTAGTAATTCAGTGTTGGTCCCTAAAGATAATTATTGAAATTTACTGGCCCATGGAACCCTAAGACCCGGAAAACCACATTCAAATCCAAGCTATTCacttggaagaaaagaaagccaaaagcATAAAAGGTAACATTTCTTATCCATGGCAGCAAAATTTTGTGATGGGGTTGTGGGGAGAAACAAAAGAGGGCAGGTTTTGCTGTAATATCTATAATGTTCTTGGTAGTTGGCATAGTGGTGATTCAAGAATTTATGGAGTTTATTAGGAATAACAGGAAGTTAAAATATCTAGGTATAGGAAGGAGTGGATTACCTGTGGGTGAAAATAGTCTGGATCATCCAGGAGCACAAATAACTTTGTTTGTCTTTTCCGTCTCTCTGCTTTAGCACTCCTGTCCTCATCCCTCTGAGATTTTGGGCACATTCAAATCTATATCCTGGGACCCTGTCAAAGTCCATGACATCCGTTGGAACTTTGAAAAGTTCCTGGTGGGTCCCGATGGAATCCCTGTCATGCGCTGGTCCCACCAGGCCACAGTCAGCTTAGTCAAGGCAGACATCGAGGCCTACTTGAAGCAATTCAGAACCAAATAGGAAGGTGGGGTTAAGGGCAGGAGCCATCCTGCTTCTCGCCTAACGACttgctccctctccccacccaaaAAAGGAACATGCATCTTCTTGACATCTTCCATGTAGGAAGAGGAACACTCTCTTCCTACATGGGCTCCCCATGAGTAACTCACCTCCACTTACTGCCAGAGTTCCACTCTCCACAAACTAGATCTATATTTGGAAGGCTACTGCTCATTTGCCCCTCAAGAGTATGTGGGTGAAGACTGAAAAAAACGGAAACCTAAAATCCCCAGACCTCTGTTAAAGGCTGAACTACTCATATCCACCAGAGGGAGATCGTCCTTCTGTAACAGTGTTTCAGCCGGCCATCACATCCTGAAGAACAGCATTCCTAGACATCCTGACTCTTCCAACTCTCTCCACCCTAGGGATGTAGAAACAGCAATGGGATCATAGTCACACAATTTAGGTTCTACTTCATAACATTTTTTGTCCCCTAGGACAAACATGTATCATCAGTTTCCAATTGTTTTGTCTCAGTTTTCATCCAtgacacccctccccccaccagccATTCTCCTATGGGAGCAAGAACATTGCTTCACAAGAATAGAGGGACTCTCCATGCTGGTGGGACCCAGAACCTCTCTGTTTGGCCCTACAAAAGTCTTCCTTATTGTCTGGTCTTCAGTGCCTTCAGGTTATGGCACCTGGGCAGGAATGCCCTTTATCTTCTGAAGGATGGGCTTTCCCATCTCAACCCTGGATTCCTCAGCTTCAAAATGAGCCCTGCCACTGCctccaataaaatgttttctgcaGCATCAAAGATCTCTATGGGGATTTTAAAATCCTATCTGGTGCTTGAACTCGTTTtatctccctcctccttcttcctctgtcACAAATGACGTATTGCCCAGAAGATCTGATCCCCCCAGATAGAAAGATTTACATTTGGAAGGTTGTCACCGGATGGCTCTCAGTTGTCATTCCTCTTCAGGAATTGCCTCA from the Saimiri boliviensis isolate mSaiBol1 chromosome 4, mSaiBol1.pri, whole genome shotgun sequence genome contains:
- the GPX5 gene encoding epididymal secretory glutathione peroxidase; translation: MTVQLRAVRLLPVLLACFVQASPKQKMKMDCHRDQKGTIYDYEAIMLNKKEYVPFKRYVGKHVLFVNVATYCGLTAQYPELNALQEELKPFGLVVLGFPCNQFGKQEPGDNKEILPGLKYVRPGGGFVPNFQLFEKGDVNGEKEQKVFSFLKHSCPHPSEILGTFKSISWDPVKVHDIRWNFEKFLVGPDGIPVMRWSHQATVSLVKADIEAYLKQFRTK